Genomic segment of Chloracidobacterium sp. N:
CCGCCTTGCCTTTCGAGGACATCCGCGACCGGTTGCTGTTCATTCAGGCGCTTGAAACCGTTCGCTGCCTCGAAGAAAACGTGGTGCGTTCGGTGGCGGATGCCAACATCGGCAGCCTGTTTGGCTGGGGCTTCCCGGCCTACACCGGTGGGACGTTGCAGTTCATCAACGGCTACGGCGTTCGGGGCCTTTGTTGAACGCGCCCAGGCCCTGGCCGCCAGGTACGGAGAACGCTTCACCCACCGGCGCGGTTGCTGGCCATGGTGGAAGCCGGTGAGTCATTCCCTGCACTGTGATGCCTGGTCGTAAGGGCGCTTGATGAACCATCCATCTCAACAGCAGCAATCCGTCGCGGTTTTTGCCATTGGTGTCCCGGAAGGGTTCCTGCGCGAGCTGAGCCAGGCGTTCGGCTCGCGCTTCATATTCGTGGCCGGTGGCCACTGAAGCCGACCTGCGGGAGCAGGCCGGGCCGGGCCACAGCGCCCATCATCCTGTGTGGCGAACCGCCCCGGTGTGGGTCTCTGGCGAAGCCATCGTGGGGGACATCCCCAAGTGGCACAAAACCGCCGCAAGGCATCCTGCTCATCGAAACCAACCGCATCGTCAGCACGCTCGGAACGCCGGACGCCCTGCGCGACTTTCGCTACATTGGCCTGCCGCTGGATGTGTTTTGCTGCACGTCAGACGCTGGAAGCTGCGGCCGAAGTGGCGGCGCTGCGGCAGGAAAACCAGACCCTCATCCACGATCTGGAGCGGTATCTGGTGACGCTGCGCGGTGGCCTCGGAAGACCGGGTCAAACAGATCGCGCAGGAGCGGGATGAGTACCGTCGGCAGAACATGCGCATACTGGACAGTATCCGCAATGCCGAGCGAATCCAGCGCGCCATTCTGCCTTCCGAGGCCAAACTGGATGCACTCATCACCCAGTACTTTCTCATCTACAAACCACGGGACATTGTATCGGGTGATTTCTACTGGGACGCACATCGTCAAGGACGAAGAAACACACTGTGTTCTACCTGGCGGTGGCCGACTGCACCGGGCACGGTGTGCCGGGGGCCTTTCTCTCGATGGTGGGCACGACGCTGCTCAACCAGATCGTCGCCCAGAACCCACGCCACCTGCCGGGCACGATTCTCGAACAGTTGCATGATGGCGTGCTGCACTCGCTGCGCCAGACGAGTCGGCGGCTCGAAATTGACGACGGAATGGAAATTTGCCTCTGCCGGCTGGACGACTCCAAAGTCACCTTCGCTGGAGCGCGCCCGCCCGCTCTATGTTGTATCCCAACAGGAAACCGTCGGTGGGACCTCGAGGAGATCAAAGGTGATCGGCGCACGATTGGTGGCGGACGCAAGCGGGAAGGCTGGCAGTACACCAACCACGAACTCGAACTGCCACGTGGGGCCATGCTCTACCTGACCACGGACGGCTATGCTGACCAGGGCCAACCCGCAGTCCGAACGCTATGGAGCGCGGCGCCTGCGTGACAAGCTGCTCGAAGTCGCCCCGATGACCTGCCTCGGTCAGCGTTTTGCGCTCGAAAAGGAAATGAGCCAGTTCCAGCAAAACGAGCCACAGCGGGATGACATGACCATCCTTGGCGTGCGGTTGCCGATTGTGTCGGCCGCAGCCATGCAACTGCCCTCCGGGGCCTTCAGCGTCACCGGCAATCTCATCCTCTAGCGCCACCTCTGGCGGCATGCGGCACGGTCAGTTCCCGGGGGCAGGGTGAAGCGCCCCTGTGGGCACCCGTGCCGCATCAGCCGCCATGGACGGTTCACCCGACCAGATAAATAAGCCTTTACACTGTCGTAAAGCGCGGCGTAACATAGATGTCACGGCAGTAAATTCTGGCGTTTCCGCTGCATCTGGCTTGGCACCGGTCTTCAGTGTGCGACCAAACTTCCCAAACTGACGAGGAAGCTGCAATGTCGTGGATGAAATGGCTCACGGCTGTGCCGTTCCTGTTTCTTTTCTTTACTGTCAATCTGGTCACGGTCGAGCCGGCTTGGGCGCAGGCCGAGGGCGCGTCCGACAGTGAACTGCCAGCCGCCATCAAGGCGCTGCGGGGTGAAATCGCGGCTCTGCAGGGCGAGCTTGCGAGCTATGTCGCCGGGTTGCAGGGAGGTGACAAGGCGCGTCGCGGCAAGGGTTTTGAGGCTTACCGCAGGCAGTTCGAGACGCTGGGTGGCCGGATTTCGAGCTGTCGTGAGCGGTTGCAGTATTTTTCACGAGCAGGTGTCGCGGCTCTACCGCACCATGCCCACCTCTTCGCCTCTACCTCGCCGCCCGGCAGGCCTATGCCGATTGCCAAGCAGGACTTTGACGCCCTGGCTTCAAACTTCTCCAGCAGTCCGCGCCCGGAGACCCTCCAGATTGCGGAAGTCCGGGTCACAGATGGACGGCTGACCAGGCATCTTGCGCGGACAGCGCCCGAGCCAGCCCCGGTCAAACCCGAGCAAAGTATCGGGCGGGACATTCCTTGAAGCCGATGACATCCGCTACATTGGGAAGTTCGATTCGGTCGAAGTCTATCTCGTCACCATCAAGGATACCGCGTACTACCTGCTGACAGGCCTTCGGGAACGAACCGTTGAATCCGAACGGACGTGTCACCGAGGTCGTGCGCCAAACCATTCTCTATTCCGAACCCTTCCCGTCCAAACAGGCGGCCGGACGCCAGACTGACCCAGCACTTTGAAGCCGTGTTGCAACAGAAATTCACCCTTCTGGCAGACGGACGAAAGTACGGCCAACCTGGTCCTGGATGAATTGCTCAAGGCGCGCAGCTACGCCCGCGTGGAGTAACCCTCACCACTCGCCACTCGCTACTCGCCACTCGCTACTCGCTACTCGCTACTTACGGTACATGCCACTTCCCCGACGGCAGGTTCAGGGACGAGTACCGTCAGTTCGGGCCAGGACAGCTCCAATGTCTGGTCAGGGGCATAAAAAGCCGGGTATGACGCGAAAACGCCCGGACTTCCAGCGGAGCAGGGCAAGGAGGCGCCGGCTCGCCAGCCAGCGTGTCCAGCATGGCGTTAGCACCACCCGGCCGTTTTCAAAGTATATCCAGCCGCATTGCTCATCCTGTACGAGTTCAAGTGCCGCCAGGCGGCCGGCGCGGCAGAGAATCTGGGTGAGTGTCAGAAGGTCCAGGTCAGAAAGTGATCCAAAAGTAGCCACGTTGTTCCGTACAGGCTCCAAACATCAATGGAGCCAATGGTTTGGGCGTATTATTGCCTGAGATGGCGACGGACACCCAGCAGCAGGTCTTCCGTCTTGAAGGGGTTTGGGCAGGTACTGCGCCGCCCCAGCCAACCGGCTCTGCACCTTGTCCAGAAGGCTCTCCCGGCTGGAGAGCATAATCACCGGAATGCTGCGCCGTGATTTTCTGCGCGAATCTGCTTGCAGAGTTGGTAGCCATGCCATCCCCCCCGGCAAAGCCACATCGAGAATCACGAGATCGGGGGTGATGTCCTTCAGCTTGGCCAGCGCCTCGTAGCCATCCGCCGCCGTGATGACCCGATAGCCCTGGCTTTCCAAAGCCTGGGTGATGACCCGCCGTACCGTCAGGCTGTCATCCACGGCCAGGATGACTTTGGCTCCGGGAGGCGGTTCGGGCCGGAGGCTTGGCTCGACTTTTTCCATCTCACCGGTTTTCCCAGGGGCCGGACGCACCGGCGCCGGCGCCGGGCGCGGGGCCGTGACCGCCGGCATCGCCTGCACCGTGGCTGCTGCCCGCGGCGGGGTGGGTGACGGCGGGCGGTCCGGCGAAACCGAAGGCGGCGCCGAAAATGAGGGCAGATCACTGACCGTCGGCGAATCCGGGGAGGGTGTAACCTGGTGCGCACCGGTCGAACCCGAACGCCCAGGTGGCTCTGGGGAACCTGTCACGAGTGGTCTGGTCACGGCTGGCGGCTGGTCCTGTAACTGCCGGATTTTATCCAGCCACTCCTGGGCCTGCCGATTGGCCGGGTTGATGTTCAGCACCTTGGTCAGGCACCACGCAGCGTCCTTTGGCGTCAGCGATACCGAAGCCCGCCACATCCAGGCGACTTCGTTGTTTGGGTCAGCTTCGGTCACTTCGATGAGGAGTCCACGCGCGCGCGCCTTGTCGCCAGACTTGGCCGACTCGATGGCTTGCCGAAGCAATTCGTGGAGTTCGGTGGACGGCATGGCGTCTCTTGACCGCGCCTTGGCGAAATAGGCGCTGCACACAACCAACCAGACCTGCAACCTCAACTGTGACTGATTGGTTACAGCCGCTATGCAACCGATTGTATGGCGATTGGAAGGGTTACGCAACGCTGCCCCCACCCCATCCGGCTGGAACCGATCTAATACCCGGCAGCCTGTCCGTCCTTGCGGGATTCGGAAGCTCCGTAATAGACGCCCTGTTCGGCGTCCCACCGGATGGCCTGATAGCCGCCATAGTCCCCGACGGAAACACCGACGCGGTGGCCTGACCGGATGAGTTCCCGCACCACTTCATAGGGAAACCCGGTTTCCAGCGTCACCGTCCCGACTCCGGTGGCGCGCTCGCCCGTCGGCTCCGAGGAACCCTGGTGGTCTATGCGCGGTGCGTCACCCGCTTCCTGAAGATTCATCCCAAAGTCAATGATGTTGATGAGTATCTGGACGTGTCCCAGCGGCTGGAAGCCACCGCCCATCACCCCAAAACTCATCCACGGACGCCCGTCTTTGGTGACGAAAGCTGGAATGATGGTGTGAAACGGACGCTTGCCGGGGGCATAGACGTTGGCGTGACCGGCTTCGAGCGAAAACATCTCCCCCCGGTCGTGCAGCATAAATCCCAGGCCGTCGGGCACCATCCCTGACCCCATGCCCCGGTAGTTGCTCTGAATGAGTGAAACCATCATGCCGTCCCGGTCGGCCGTGGTGAGGTAAATGGTGTCGCCAGCTTTGAGCGCCGGCTCACCGGCTTCGTACCGCGCGCCGGCCCGGACGGGATGAATCAGCTTGCGGCGCTCTGCGGCGTATGACTTCGACAGCAGTTCCGCAACCGGAACCTGGGCAAAGGCCGGGTCTGCATAAAACCTGGCGCGGTCTTCATAAGCCAGCTTTTTGGCCTCGACAAAATAGTGGATGTGCTCGCGGCTGCCGAAGCCGAACTTCGCCAGGTCATAGCCTTCGAGCAGGTTCAGCATCTGCAGGGCCGCCAGCCCCTGCCCGTTTGGCGGCAACTCCCAGACATCGTAGCCGCGATAGTTGGTCGCAATTGGTTCCACCCAGTCGGAGCGATGGGCAGCCAAATCTTCGGCATCCAGCAAGCCCCCCTGCCGGGCCATGAAGTCGGCGATGACCCGCGCGATCTCTCCCCGGTAGAAGACTTCCCGCCCCCCGGCAGCAATCTTTTCGAGCGTGGCGGCGAGTTGGGGATTGCGAAACAC
This window contains:
- a CDS encoding response regulator, which encodes MPSTELHELLRQAIESAKSGDKARARGLLIEVTEADPNNEVAWMWRASVSLTPKDAAWCLTKVLNINPANRQAQEWLDKIRQLQDQPPAVTRPLVTGSPEPPGRSGSTGAHQVTPSPDSPTVSDLPSFSAPPSVSPDRPPSPTPPRAAATVQAMPAVTAPRPAPAPVRPAPGKTGEMEKVEPSLRPEPPPGAKVILAVDDSLTVRRVITQALESQGYRVITAADGYEALAKLKDITPDLVILDVALPGGMAWLPTLQADSRRKSRRSIPVIMLSSRESLLDKVQSRLAGAAQYLPKPLQDGRPAAGCPSPSQAIIRPNHWLH
- the ggt gene encoding gamma-glutamyltransferase is translated as MNRKAWLACILVGMLGLACLSPVLVETTSGAPARTTPGDRITGRTFATRSEVIARHGMACTSQPLATQVAVEILKRGGTAVDAAIAANAVLGVVEPTGCGIGGDLFALVWDPKTKRLHGLNASGRSPKRLTLDEFRRRNLTRIPSYGPLPVTVPGCVDGWFELHGRFGRLPMKDLLAPAIGYARDGFPVSELIAYYWERNVAALAPFPNVRDVYAPNGRTPRKGDVFRNPQLAATLEKIAAGGREVFYRGEIARVIADFMARQGGLLDAEDLAAHRSDWVEPIATNYRGYDVWELPPNGQGLAALQMLNLLEGYDLAKFGFGSREHIHYFVEAKKLAYEDRARFYADPAFAQVPVAELLSKSYAAERRKLIHPVRAGARYEAGEPALKAGDTIYLTTADRDGMMVSLIQSNYRGMGSGMVPDGLGFMLHDRGEMFSLEAGHANVYAPGKRPFHTIIPAFVTKDGRPWMSFGVMGGGFQPLGHVQILINIIDFGMNLQEAGDAPRIDHQGSSEPTGERATGVGTVTLETGFPYEVVRELIRSGHRVGVSVGDYGGYQAIRWDAEQGVYYGASESRKDGQAAGY
- a CDS encoding DUF4388 domain-containing protein, with product MATFGSLSDLDLLTLTQILCRAGRLAALELVQDEQCGWIYFENGRVVLTPCWTRWLASRRLLALLRWKSGRFRVIPGFLCP
- a CDS encoding PP2C family protein-serine/threonine phosphatase, with the protein product MFYLAVADCTGHGVPGAFLSMVGTTLLNQIVAQNPRHLPGTILEQLHDGVLHSLRQTSRRLEIDDGMEICLCRLDDSKVTFAGARPPALCCIPTGNRRWDLEEIKGDRRTIGGGRKREGWQYTNHELELPRGAMLYLTTDGYADQGQPAVRTLWSAAPA